The Anaeromyxobacter sp. Fw109-5 genomic interval TGGCGAGCTGCGCCGAGAGGGCCAGGGCGGCGGTGTCCATGCGCTAGGGGAGGCCGTAGCCGTACCTCGCCAGGACGGCGCGCCCCTTCGCGCCGGTGACGAAGGCGAGGAAGCGCCGGGCGAGCGCGGGATCCCTCGAGCCCGAGAGCACGATCGCGGACTGCTCGATCCTGGGGTAGAGCGCCTCGGGGACGAGGAAGACCCTCCCGCCGGAGAGCGCCTCGCCGAACGTGAGGGAGTAGGGGAGGAACGCGACGTCGGCTGCCCCGGTGGTCGCGAACTGGGCGGCCTGCGCGACGCTGGTGCCGAGGACGAGCTTCGGCTTCACCGCGCCGTGGACGCCCGCCGACCGGAGCGCCCGCTCGGTGGCGCGACCGAAGGGAGCGACCGCGGGGTTGGCGACGGCGATCCGCTCGATCTCGGGCCTGGCCAGCGCGGCCAGGCCCTGCTCCTCGAGGCCCGGGGCCGACCCCGGCGGCGACCAGACCACGAGCTTGCCGAACGCGTAGACCTTCTCGTCGGCCGCGGCCGCGAGCCCCGCCGCGACGAGCTTCGCCGGGTACTCGCGGTCGGCGGAGAGGAAGACGTCGAACGGCGCGCCCTGCTGGAGCTGCGCGAAGAACGTTCCGGAGGCTCCCAGCGCCAGCCTCACCTCCACGCCCGGCTGCTCCGCCTCGAACCCCCGCTTCAGCTCGTCCGCGGCGCTCTTGAGGTTCGCGGCGGCGGCCACGGAGAGGGTTCGCTTCCCGTCCTGCGCCCCCGCCGCGCCGGCGGCGAAGAGCGCGAGGGCGAGGGGCAGGCCGAGCGTCACGAGAGCTCCGCGATAGGTGCGTTCAGGTAACAACTTGCCTCCAGATACCGCGAGAACGTAGCATCCGGCAACTGCGGCCCCTCCAGGTCCCCGAGGTGGCCGCCTCGTCTCGAGGCGCGCATGCCCGATCCGCTGCTCACGACCGTCGAGGTCGCCGAGCTCCTCCGCGTCCACCCGAAGCACGTCTACCGGCTCCTCAAGAAGGGCCTGCCGGCGCGTCGCGTCGGATCGGAGTGGCGCTTCTCGCGCGCCGACGTCCTCGCCTGGGCGGGGGGCGAGGCGGCCGGGACGCGGGAGGAGCCCTCCGGAGCCCCGGTCCCCCTCGCGAGCGCCTCGGCGGACGCGGCGCCGTCGCTGATCGCGGCGAACGGCGACGTGGCCGTGCTGACGTTGCTGAAGCTCGCGTCCGCGAGGGGACCTCCGCTCCTCGGCTTCGTGCAGGCGGACATGCGGGCCGCGGCGGAGCTCCTGCGCCGCCGGGCGGTGCTGGCGGCCGGCGCCCACGCCGGCGGGTTCCCGAGCCACGTCGGCGAAGAGCGCGTCGCGCGCGTGCACCTCGTCACCCGCGAGATCGGGCTCGTCCATCCCGCCGGGAGGCCGATGCGCCTCGCGCAGCTCGCCAGGAAGCGGCTGGCCTCGAGGCCCGCCACGGCCGGCGTCCGCGACCACCTCGACGTGGCGCTCCGGGGCGCGGGGCTCGATCCGGCGCGGGTCCACGCGAACGCCCTGGTGGTGGACTCCCACCTCGAGGTCGTCCTGGCCGTGGTGGCGGGCCGCGCCGACGCCGGGCTCTGCTCGCGCGCCTGGGGCGAGCGCGCCGGCCTCGCGTTCCAGCCGCTCGCCACGGAGGCGTACGGGCTGATCGTGAAGGCGCGCGATCTCGGCGACGCCCGCGTGGTCCGGCTGTGCGAGGTCGCCCAGGGCGAGGCGTTCCGCGCGGAGGTGGGCGGCATCGCCGGGTACGACGCCGCCGGCGCGGGCGACATCCGCTACGACGCGTGAGCCGGTCCTCTCGTCCTGCCAGCGGGCGCGGCCGCGGGCTGGCCCCATCGGCGTCAGCACTCGAGTGCGTGCGCGACGGCGTCGGGTCAGAGCTCCTTCGCTTCCACGCGGGCGGCGACGCGCGCCCGGGCATTGTGCATGAACGCCTTCCCGGCGCCGCTCCAGATCCGCTCCAGCGCCCGCAGGAAGCGCTCGGCGTCGCCGGCGGTGTCGAACTCGAGGTCGATCATGACGTAGTTCGGGTCGTCCTGCGGGCGCAGGATCTGGTAACGCCGGACACCGGAGCCCTTTCGGTCGGCGGGGTCCCCGTCGAACGCCTGCTTCCACTTCTCGAAGCTCGGAACGGAGTGCTCGATCCTCACCACGAACGGCATGTGCGTCCTCCTCTCGAGACCTCGCCCACGTCCACCTGCGAAACGAGCGGAACGACGAAGGCGCGACCGCGTCGCGCCCGGCCGGAATACGCGAAGAGGTTCTACGGCGCCGGCCCGCCCCCGCCCGGCCTGGCCGCAGCCCGCCGCGGAGGGGGCACGAGCACGCGCTGCCGGTACAGCTCGAGGAGGACGTCGTCGGAGAGGTCGGCGTGCTCCTCCGCCCGGAGCCGCGCGCGCACCGTCGAGATGGGCTCGTCGCCGGTGAACCGCGCGAGCAGGCGGTACGCCGCCCCGGGGAGCGCCACCGCCTCGAGCTCGCTGTACGAGCCGAGCGCGACGCTGCCGTCGGGGAGCCACGCGATCGTGGCCCCGGGATCGAGCCTCAGCACCGGCGGGAGGCTGGGGGAGCGCGCCGTGTCGAGCGCGCGACGGACCGCGCGGCGGGCGAGCCGCCCGTCCAGCCCGAGGAGCCCGTCGAGATCGTGCGCGGAGAGCGACCGCACGTAGGCGTCGCAGGCGGCATAAAGCTCGACCTCGCGGCCCGCCCAGGCGCCCCACGCGGCGAGGTACTCCTCCTCGGGGGGCGCCGCACCGTCGATGTCCTCCGGGCCGACCGGCGTCGCCGAGGCCGGCCGCAGCCCCGGCTCGCGGTCGAGCAGGTCGGGCGCGAGCTCGAGGAGCGCCGCGCGCGCGAGCTGGATCTCCACGAGCGACAGCAGCTCCTTCACGGCCGTCCAGAACCGCCGCCCGTCGGCGCCCGCGACGTACTTGCAGAAGTAGGTGGAGCAGACCGCGTCGCGGTGCGCCCAGATCGTGCATCCCCCCGCGTCCGCCTCGTAGAACGGGCAGCGCAGCCCCCGGGCGCGGCCGAAGGCGCCGCGCGCGCTGTCGTAGAGCAGCGTGAACGTGCGGGGAGGGTGGAGCCACTCGGGCGAGACGCCCACGCGCGAGGCGATCCGCGCCGCGACGCGGCGCCTCCCCTCCGCGAGCGCCGGATCGTCGCTCGTCAGGATCGCGCCGAGGAGATAGTTGGGGAGCCTCGGGTGGAACGTGCAGCACTTCGTGTCCGGGCTGAAGAAGCGGCTGCGCCCGTCCACCGGCGCGACGGCCGACCCCTGGCACCCGCGCTCGAGCATGGCGCACGCGGAGCACGTCGCCTTCGACTCGGGCGGGATCTCCTCGGCGAAGGGCTCTCCGAGGAGCTCGCGGTACAGCGGCGGGAGGGCGTCGCGGAGCTCGGCCATGGTCTCCTCCGGCGCGGGTGATGGCCACGGCCGCGCCTCGGGGCAACCCGAAAGCGAGCCGAGGCAGGCTGCGGCCGGCCGTCAGGTCCGCCGCGCCGACGGGAGGCGTATGTTCCTGGGCCTCGGCGTCCCGCCACGCCGCCCGCGGGACGCGGTGACGCATGGACGTGAAGGTCGAGTGTCACGCAGGGTACCGAGGCGAGGAGACGCCGCGGCGGCTCGAGCTCGGCGACCGGCGCGTCGAGGTCGTGGAGGTGCTCGACCGCTGGTACGGGCCGGACCATCGCTACTTCAAGCTGCGCGGCGATGACGGCGCGGTGTACCTCCTGCGCCACGACGAGCAGGCGGATCGCTGGGAGCTGAGGCTGTACCAGCGGGACGACGCCTGAGGGGAGGCCTCCTTCGTTTCCGCGACGCCGCGCCCGGATCGCGGTAAGTGAGGCCGACCGAGTCACCACCATGTTCCCCTACCGCGACGAGAACCAGACGCAGCGCCGGTCCTACGTCACCCTCGCCTTCATCGCCCTGAACGTCCTCGCGTGGGTGCTCGTGCAGGGCGCGGGCTCGGACCTCCCGCTCATGCAGTCCGTGTGCGACCTCGGGCTCATCCCCGGCGAGCTCACCGGCGCCCTTCCGCCCGGGACGGCCTTCCCGATGGGGGAGGGGATCGCGTGCCTGACGGACCCGGGGACGCAGGCCTCGCACCTCCTCACCTCCATGTTCCTGCACGGCTCCTGGATGCACCTGCTCGGGAACATGTGGTTCCTCTGGATCTTCGGGGACAACGTCGAGGACTCGATGACGCGGCCGCGCTTCCTGGCGTTCTACGTCCTCTGCGGGCTGGCGGCGGCGTTCGCGCAGGTGGTCACGAGCCCGGCCTCGGGCGTCCCGATGGTGGGCGCCTCGGGCGCGATCAGCGGCGTGATGGGCGCCTACCTCGTGCTGTACCCGCGCGTCCGGGTGTTCGCCCTCGTGCCGATCGGCTTCTTCCTCACGTCCATCGCGTTGCCCGCGTGGATGATGCTCGTGTACTGGGCCGGGCTCCAGCTCCTGAGCGGCGTCGCGTCGATGGGGCAGAGCGGCGGCGGCGTCGCCTTCTGGGCGCACGTCGGGGGCTTCGCCGCGGGCGTGGTCCTCGTGAAGCTCTTCGCGCGCGGCGATCACGTCCGCGAGCACCGCACCCACCATTGGCGCCCGAGGCGCGTGCGCGGGTGGTGATCGGTGCGTCAGCTCGGCTGCTGGGCCCCGCCCGCGAGCGCCCGGACGTTCTCCGGCGCGAAGAACGCCGCCCACCCGGCCCGTAGGGCTTGCGGAAGAAGTTCGGGACGCACGCGCCGGCGAACCGCGACTCGCGCCTGGCGCGCCGACGCGGTCCGCGAGCTCGGGCGCGAGCTCGAGCTCCGCAGGTACGGGCGCGCTCGACCGCGGCGGCGCCGGTTCGCGAGCGGCCGCGGATCGCGGCGACCCGACCGTCCTGGACGAGGAGCTCGTCCACCGTGAAGCCTTCCCGCAGCTCCGCGCCCGCCTCTGCCGCGGCGTCCACGAGCAGCTTGTCGAGCACGGTGCGCGGCGGGCAGTAGGCGACCGGCGAGTCCTCGGTGCCGGGCGTGCCGGCGATCGTCCATCGCCGCGCTCCTTCCCGGTTCGCGGCACCCATCGTCGCGGGCCGGGAGAGGTGCAACGCGACCGCGCTCGTCCGGTTGGGGTCGGCCGTTGGGCCGGGGAGGCGGCCGGGTCGGACGCGGGGCGGCGCGCCGCCGTGCGACGGGCGCCGCCCAGCGTTACCCGGTCCTGGGCGGAGCTTCGCGCTCCGCGGAGGGTTCGCACATGGCGCCTTCGCCGTTTCGCAGGCTCACCGCGCGATGCGCCGTTCCGCTCGGGATCTTCCTCCTCGTGCTCGTGGCGGGCTGCCGGACCGCGCGCGGACCGGGAGGCGACGCGGCGCTCGACGGCGCGGGGGAGCAGGGCGCAGACGCCGCGGCGCCCGCCGCGGCGGCCGCGACTCCGGCCGGCGCGATCGACCCCGAGGCGGGCGCCTTTCAGTACCCGTACCCGGTCTCCTACTTCCCGCTCATCTCGCAGCGGCAGCAGCTGCGCATGGCGTACATCGACGCCATGCCCGCGGCGCCGAACGGCCGGACGGTGATGCTCCTGCACGGAAAGAACTTTCACGCCGGCACCTGGGCGACCACGATCGCGTCGCTCAACCGCGCCGGGTTCCGGGTGATCGCCCCCGACCAGATCGGCTTCGGGAAGTCGAGCAAGCCCGAGCGGTACCAGTTC includes:
- a CDS encoding YkgJ family cysteine cluster protein, translated to MAELRDALPPLYRELLGEPFAEEIPPESKATCSACAMLERGCQGSAVAPVDGRSRFFSPDTKCCTFHPRLPNYLLGAILTSDDPALAEGRRRVAARIASRVGVSPEWLHPPRTFTLLYDSARGAFGRARGLRCPFYEADAGGCTIWAHRDAVCSTYFCKYVAGADGRRFWTAVKELLSLVEIQLARAALLELAPDLLDREPGLRPASATPVGPEDIDGAAPPEEEYLAAWGAWAGREVELYAACDAYVRSLSAHDLDGLLGLDGRLARRAVRRALDTARSPSLPPVLRLDPGATIAWLPDGSVALGSYSELEAVALPGAAYRLLARFTGDEPISTVRARLRAEEHADLSDDVLLELYRQRVLVPPPRRAAARPGGGGPAP
- a CDS encoding rhomboid family intramembrane serine protease — its product is MFPYRDENQTQRRSYVTLAFIALNVLAWVLVQGAGSDLPLMQSVCDLGLIPGELTGALPPGTAFPMGEGIACLTDPGTQASHLLTSMFLHGSWMHLLGNMWFLWIFGDNVEDSMTRPRFLAFYVLCGLAAAFAQVVTSPASGVPMVGASGAISGVMGAYLVLYPRVRVFALVPIGFFLTSIALPAWMMLVYWAGLQLLSGVASMGQSGGGVAFWAHVGGFAAGVVLVKLFARGDHVREHRTHHWRPRRVRGW
- a CDS encoding helix-turn-helix transcriptional regulator; the protein is MPDPLLTTVEVAELLRVHPKHVYRLLKKGLPARRVGSEWRFSRADVLAWAGGEAAGTREEPSGAPVPLASASADAAPSLIAANGDVAVLTLLKLASARGPPLLGFVQADMRAAAELLRRRAVLAAGAHAGGFPSHVGEERVARVHLVTREIGLVHPAGRPMRLAQLARKRLASRPATAGVRDHLDVALRGAGLDPARVHANALVVDSHLEVVLAVVAGRADAGLCSRAWGERAGLAFQPLATEAYGLIVKARDLGDARVVRLCEVAQGEAFRAEVGGIAGYDAAGAGDIRYDA
- the modA gene encoding molybdate ABC transporter substrate-binding protein; this encodes MTLGLPLALALFAAGAAGAQDGKRTLSVAAAANLKSAADELKRGFEAEQPGVEVRLALGASGTFFAQLQQGAPFDVFLSADREYPAKLVAAGLAAAADEKVYAFGKLVVWSPPGSAPGLEEQGLAALARPEIERIAVANPAVAPFGRATERALRSAGVHGAVKPKLVLGTSVAQAAQFATTGAADVAFLPYSLTFGEALSGGRVFLVPEALYPRIEQSAIVLSGSRDPALARRFLAFVTGAKGRAVLARYGYGLP